In Paraburkholderia flagellata, a genomic segment contains:
- a CDS encoding LacI family DNA-binding transcriptional regulator, with the protein MSSKHFTPAVTIRDVAEDAGVSVMTVSNVLRGRGRVGEETRLRVLEAVERQGYRPNLTARALVERKAPTLALMLSCITNPFYPEFTLAANLAALKHERHLLVCNTDHEPDRGTSFLQQVAGSLSDGVLVANYGELPVEELKALQARGVPVVISVWELADEPPGIPCVTFDSKGAARLAVEHLVELGHRRIGAIIGSPKNGIHRARYAGYQEVMREAKIRRVAADERFTEDSFDDGYQAATDLLTSRPDLTAIFVSNDLPALGVLNAASDLGYSVPGDLSVVSITDIVPARQSRPGLTTVAIPTTELAEKGIGLLVDLMNGRASQTTVIRTSAPRLIVRGSTSAPSDA; encoded by the coding sequence ATGAGCAGTAAGCATTTCACTCCGGCAGTCACGATCAGAGACGTGGCAGAAGACGCCGGCGTCTCGGTCATGACAGTCTCGAATGTGCTGCGTGGCCGGGGGCGAGTAGGAGAGGAGACGCGGCTGCGCGTGCTCGAGGCAGTAGAGAGACAAGGCTATCGCCCGAATCTGACTGCACGGGCGCTCGTCGAGCGAAAGGCGCCAACGCTCGCATTGATGCTTAGCTGTATCACGAACCCCTTCTATCCGGAGTTCACGCTTGCGGCGAACCTGGCCGCGCTCAAGCATGAACGCCATCTTCTTGTGTGCAACACCGATCACGAGCCGGATCGCGGCACGAGCTTTCTGCAACAGGTTGCCGGTTCGCTATCGGACGGCGTTCTGGTCGCGAACTACGGAGAGTTGCCGGTCGAGGAACTGAAGGCGCTTCAGGCGCGCGGAGTCCCCGTTGTCATATCGGTCTGGGAGCTTGCTGACGAACCGCCGGGAATTCCGTGCGTGACCTTCGATTCGAAAGGCGCCGCGAGACTTGCCGTGGAACACCTGGTCGAGTTGGGACATCGTCGCATCGGGGCGATCATTGGCAGCCCGAAGAATGGCATACATCGAGCTCGCTATGCAGGCTACCAGGAGGTCATGCGGGAAGCCAAAATTCGACGGGTCGCGGCTGACGAGCGATTCACGGAAGACTCGTTTGATGACGGCTATCAGGCGGCGACGGACTTGCTAACCTCTCGCCCGGATTTGACCGCGATATTCGTATCCAACGACCTTCCCGCGCTTGGCGTGTTGAATGCGGCATCAGATCTAGGGTACTCAGTGCCAGGAGACCTCTCGGTTGTCAGCATCACGGACATCGTTCCGGCCAGGCAATCGCGGCCCGGTTTGACGACTGTGGCTATCCCGACCACTGAGTTGGCGGAAAAAGGGATTGGGCTGCTTGTCGATCTCATGAACGGACGAGCCTCTCAGACGACGGTCATTCGCACTTCGGCACCGAGGCTCATTGTTCGAGGGTCGACGTCGGCGCCTTCTGACGCGTGA
- a CDS encoding ABC transporter ATP-binding protein, producing the protein MAAITLKGVTKAYGDHAPVLRGIDLDIGENEFCVFLGPSGCGKSTLLRIIAGLEDASSGDVEIGGRLVNAVPPAKRGVAMVFQSYALFPHMTVEENMGFGLKLSGLPADQVAAKVQTAAKTLQLDALLKRKPAALSGGQRQRVAIGRAIVREPGVFLFDEPLSNLDAMLRSQTRIEIAKLHRNFAQSSTVYVTHDQVEAMTLGDKIVLLRAGADAERFGSIAQVGSPLDLYHRPNSRFVAEFIGSPKMNFLGATIKSSGHDGVIVSLDKTNEDVLVKVDGSSLQTGQAVQLGIRPEHFDDVIEGKVTAHDGDGARQALQREVTLVERLGEHSYLHLDDLAGSPVVVKQPGDVAYQPGTHVTIRFNSNACHLFTAEGSAVPKLH; encoded by the coding sequence ATGGCGGCCATCACACTGAAAGGCGTGACCAAGGCGTATGGAGATCACGCGCCCGTACTACGCGGAATCGACCTGGACATCGGGGAGAACGAGTTCTGTGTCTTCCTTGGCCCTTCGGGATGCGGCAAGTCAACACTGCTTCGCATCATCGCGGGCCTTGAAGACGCTTCGTCGGGCGATGTCGAGATTGGTGGCCGCCTTGTGAATGCAGTCCCCCCCGCCAAACGGGGGGTCGCGATGGTCTTCCAGAGCTACGCCCTGTTTCCCCATATGACGGTTGAGGAAAATATGGGGTTTGGATTGAAGCTATCGGGCCTACCCGCCGACCAGGTGGCGGCCAAAGTTCAAACAGCGGCGAAGACGCTGCAACTCGACGCGTTGCTCAAGCGCAAGCCCGCAGCGCTGTCTGGAGGGCAACGCCAGCGCGTTGCCATCGGTCGGGCCATTGTGCGCGAGCCCGGTGTGTTCTTGTTCGATGAACCGCTTTCGAACCTCGATGCCATGCTTCGCAGCCAGACGAGAATCGAGATTGCAAAGCTTCATCGCAATTTCGCGCAGTCCAGCACCGTCTATGTGACTCACGATCAGGTCGAGGCGATGACGCTTGGCGACAAGATCGTCTTGTTGCGCGCGGGCGCCGATGCCGAGCGGTTCGGGAGCATTGCGCAAGTCGGCTCGCCGCTCGACCTGTATCACCGCCCGAACAGCCGGTTCGTTGCCGAGTTCATTGGCAGTCCAAAGATGAACTTCCTCGGCGCGACGATCAAATCGTCGGGCCACGACGGCGTCATCGTAAGTCTGGACAAGACCAACGAGGACGTCCTGGTCAAAGTCGATGGATCGTCGCTGCAAACTGGACAGGCTGTGCAACTGGGCATTCGCCCCGAACACTTCGACGATGTCATCGAAGGCAAGGTGACTGCGCACGATGGCGACGGTGCAAGACAGGCGCTCCAACGCGAAGTCACCCTCGTCGAGCGACTCGGCGAGCACAGCTATCTTCACCTCGACGATCTCGCCGGATCGCCCGTCGTCGTCAAGCAGCCTGGTGACGTGGCATATCAACCAGGCACGCACGTCACGATCCGGTTCAATTCCAACGCTTGTCATCTATTCACCGCCGAAGGCAGCGCAGTACCGAAGCTTCACTAG
- a CDS encoding ABC transporter substrate-binding protein yields MKRTIALSVLSAALSVATVASAGTLQLNIAFKGAETRAVWENLIKEFEHANPGVTTKVAFVEEETYKVQLPAWLTSVAPDGINWHEGERMAYYAKRGLLEDLSADWQKNDWNTQFASLKTASSYNGKQYAMPTQYFAWGLYYRKDLFEKAGVKGEPKNWQEFLDDCKKLKAAGIAPIAVGGRDSWTLAAWFDYLDLRMNGYDFHMKLMNGDIPYTDTRVKNVYLAWKTLIDNKYFIDNPLSYSLDSVQPLYIQGQAAMMLMGTFLSPGLPPATKVQTGFFKFPIVDPKVTPAEDGSAECLNIPMRAANKADARKFLAFIGQPENDATLAKGVGTLPANNKAAMPDDPIAKIGFQILSETKGGVAQFYDRDMTKEMADEGMKGMQRFISDPSKLDDILADLEKTRKRVYSKS; encoded by the coding sequence ATGAAACGAACCATTGCGCTCTCGGTTCTGAGCGCCGCTCTTTCTGTTGCGACGGTCGCCAGCGCCGGTACGCTCCAGTTGAATATTGCGTTCAAGGGAGCGGAGACTCGCGCCGTCTGGGAAAACTTGATCAAGGAGTTTGAGCACGCCAACCCGGGCGTGACCACCAAAGTCGCCTTCGTCGAAGAAGAGACGTACAAGGTCCAACTACCTGCCTGGCTTACGTCGGTCGCACCGGATGGGATCAACTGGCACGAGGGCGAGCGCATGGCGTACTACGCGAAGCGCGGCCTGCTCGAAGACCTTTCGGCGGACTGGCAAAAGAACGACTGGAACACGCAGTTCGCCTCCCTGAAGACGGCTTCATCCTATAACGGCAAGCAATACGCAATGCCGACGCAGTACTTTGCCTGGGGCCTCTACTATCGAAAGGACCTGTTCGAAAAGGCAGGCGTCAAAGGCGAACCCAAAAACTGGCAAGAATTTCTCGACGATTGCAAAAAGTTGAAAGCCGCCGGCATCGCACCGATTGCAGTCGGCGGTCGCGATTCGTGGACGCTCGCAGCGTGGTTCGACTATCTCGATCTGCGCATGAACGGCTACGACTTCCATATGAAACTGATGAACGGTGATATTCCCTATACGGACACGCGTGTGAAGAATGTGTATCTCGCGTGGAAGACACTCATCGACAACAAGTATTTCATCGACAATCCGCTTTCATACAGCCTCGATTCCGTGCAGCCGCTGTACATCCAGGGACAAGCGGCGATGATGCTGATGGGTACTTTCCTGTCGCCTGGCTTGCCCCCGGCGACGAAGGTTCAAACAGGCTTCTTCAAATTCCCGATCGTGGATCCAAAGGTGACGCCTGCTGAAGATGGCTCTGCGGAATGTCTGAATATCCCCATGCGAGCGGCGAACAAGGCTGATGCGCGGAAGTTCCTTGCGTTTATCGGCCAACCGGAGAACGACGCCACGCTAGCAAAAGGCGTGGGAACGCTGCCTGCCAACAACAAGGCAGCGATGCCCGACGATCCGATTGCCAAAATCGGCTTCCAGATCCTGTCGGAGACCAAAGGCGGCGTGGCCCAGTTTTACGACCGCGACATGACCAAGGAAATGGCCGACGAGGGCATGAAGGGCATGCAACGCTTCATCAGCGATCCTTCGAAGCTCGACGACATCCTTGCCGACCTCGAAAAGACGCGCAAGCGCGTCTACAGCAAGTCCTGA
- a CDS encoding carbohydrate ABC transporter permease, translated as MATAETRESVSHGSPADQRRHTRRSSAARQSAPLARKRKRAALLFLLPACTMFCIYVIYPILSSIVLSLYSWDGMSEKVFVGLANYNELLHTDTFYVALKNNVLWLVLFLLAPPIGLAFALYLNQSVTGMRLIKSLFFSPFVLSGVVVGLVFSWFYDPAFGLLRLIVGHGIPVLGDEHYATFGVIAAALWPQIPFCMLLYLTNLTSINPEIIEAGRMEGATGWALLWHVVLPQLRPATFLSVVLTIIGALRSFDLIAVMTGGGPFDSSTVLAYFMYDQAIKYFRYGYSAAIAVVLFLIMLVFIVYQLRRLLHTDR; from the coding sequence ATGGCCACAGCCGAAACGAGAGAGTCGGTAAGTCACGGCTCACCCGCAGATCAGCGCCGCCACACCCGCCGCTCGTCAGCGGCCCGGCAGTCGGCGCCTCTTGCCAGAAAGCGCAAGCGAGCGGCTTTGCTGTTCTTGCTGCCAGCGTGCACGATGTTCTGCATCTACGTGATCTATCCGATCCTCAGCAGCATCGTGCTCAGTCTTTATAGCTGGGACGGCATGAGTGAAAAAGTGTTTGTCGGACTCGCGAACTACAACGAGTTGCTTCATACCGATACGTTCTATGTCGCGCTGAAGAACAATGTCTTGTGGCTCGTGTTGTTCCTGCTGGCTCCGCCAATCGGGTTGGCGTTTGCGCTCTATCTCAACCAGAGCGTAACTGGCATGCGGCTGATCAAGTCGCTGTTCTTTTCGCCGTTCGTGCTGTCAGGCGTCGTTGTCGGACTTGTCTTTAGCTGGTTTTACGATCCCGCATTCGGACTCTTACGGCTGATCGTCGGGCACGGCATTCCTGTGTTGGGAGATGAGCACTACGCCACATTCGGCGTGATTGCCGCCGCGCTCTGGCCGCAGATTCCGTTTTGCATGCTGCTCTACCTCACCAACCTCACGAGCATCAATCCAGAAATCATCGAAGCCGGACGGATGGAGGGAGCAACGGGCTGGGCATTGCTCTGGCACGTTGTGCTGCCTCAACTGCGGCCGGCAACCTTCCTCTCAGTCGTGCTGACCATCATCGGCGCGCTCCGCAGCTTCGATTTGATCGCGGTGATGACAGGGGGAGGCCCGTTCGATAGCTCAACGGTGCTGGCCTATTTCATGTACGACCAGGCCATCAAGTACTTCAGATACGGCTATTCGGCGGCGATTGCGGTCGTGCTGTTTTTGATCATGCTGGTCTTCATCGTGTACCAACTTCGCCGGCTCCTTCACACTGATCGATAA
- a CDS encoding carbohydrate ABC transporter permease — translation MYPTPVSRWSPMGRKVYKTSLPIALLIWLLPLIAVFVTSVRSTDDLTNGNYWGWPERFALVENYRTVLFSSPMLHYFMNSCLITVPSVIGSIALASMAGFALATYPFKGNNSILGIFVAGNFVPIQVLMIPVRQLTLQLGLFNTLEGLILFHIAFQTGFCTLFLRNFIKELPYELVEAARIEGATEWQLFYRIILPLIAPALAALAILVFTFVWNDYFWALCLTQGDDAAPITVGVAALKGQWTTAWNLVSAGSLLAALPSVVIFFAMQKHFIAGLTFGATKG, via the coding sequence ATGTACCCTACCCCCGTAAGCCGCTGGAGCCCGATGGGACGCAAGGTCTACAAGACCTCGCTGCCCATCGCCCTGCTGATCTGGCTACTTCCACTGATTGCTGTGTTCGTGACGTCAGTTCGTTCTACGGATGATCTGACCAATGGCAACTATTGGGGCTGGCCCGAGAGGTTCGCGCTGGTGGAGAACTATCGCACGGTGCTGTTCAGCTCGCCGATGCTTCACTACTTCATGAACAGTTGTCTGATCACGGTGCCCTCAGTCATTGGATCTATCGCGCTGGCTTCAATGGCAGGATTTGCGCTGGCGACGTATCCATTCAAGGGCAACAACAGCATTCTGGGTATCTTTGTGGCCGGTAACTTTGTTCCGATCCAGGTGCTGATGATCCCCGTGCGTCAACTGACACTTCAGCTAGGCCTGTTCAACACACTCGAAGGACTCATCCTTTTCCACATCGCGTTCCAGACCGGCTTCTGCACATTGTTCTTGCGGAACTTCATTAAAGAACTTCCGTACGAGCTTGTCGAAGCGGCGCGGATCGAAGGTGCCACTGAATGGCAGTTGTTTTATCGAATCATCCTGCCGCTGATCGCGCCGGCCCTGGCAGCGCTTGCCATTCTCGTGTTCACGTTTGTCTGGAATGACTATTTCTGGGCGCTCTGCTTGACGCAGGGCGACGACGCCGCGCCCATCACAGTCGGCGTCGCTGCGCTCAAAGGCCAGTGGACGACTGCCTGGAATCTCGTGTCGGCGGGTTCACTCCTCGCCGCTCTGCCGTCCGTCGTCATTTTCTTCGCGATGCAAAAGCACTTCATTGCCGGATTGACGTTCGGCGCGACGAAGGGCTGA
- a CDS encoding beta-galactosidase gives MKVGVDYYPEHWDVSLWEQDAWQMREAGITIVRLAEFAWSRLEPAEGKFEFAWLDQAIGVLARHGINVVIGTPTATPPVWLTHDYPDVLPVDNKGNAIFAGVRLHRCYNSPSLRKFGERIIEQITQRYAPNPAVIGWQTDNELAANDCHCESCTRSFRGWLQRKYGSLETLNREWGTVVWSGEYSDWDQVTTPRGGSPYLNPSFLLDFRRFSSDAVADFNRFQAALIRKNSPGKFVTHNLWGYPVTADYYDMFDSMDFASVDYYPATDLLDDSKSRMYHGALTLDLTRGVKRKNFWVMEQLSGTPGCWYPMSRTPFPGMIRAYAWQSVSRGADAIVQFRWRSARIGAEQFWHGLLDHHGVPGRRFEEFVQFSQEAQKLAPLLEGTTLKHDVAMLFSHEQMNAFQIQPQADGFDYLGNFKRVHSALLKMGVGADVINWRDDFQGYKLVIAPMLYLIDGTIAATLKQYVDNGGTLVLTTRSGVKNLNNVCLPDRLPNLLTDLAGVYVDEYDPVGKDIQTLNLDSGEELSSGQWCDILTPVTAETIATYASEYFANESAITRNAHGKGVVYYVGTVLHETASQILMRRIASDAGVECEFELPDGVEVAVRSSEERRILFVLNLTREPKEILLPVRDYVSALSDRRLPASSIILGPGSVEILVEENATAASVA, from the coding sequence ATGAAAGTGGGTGTCGACTACTATCCCGAGCATTGGGACGTTTCGCTGTGGGAACAAGACGCGTGGCAGATGCGGGAAGCCGGTATCACCATTGTTCGCCTGGCTGAGTTCGCATGGTCGCGACTTGAGCCGGCCGAAGGCAAGTTCGAGTTCGCATGGCTCGACCAGGCGATTGGCGTTTTGGCCCGGCACGGAATCAATGTGGTGATTGGAACGCCGACAGCAACACCACCCGTATGGCTCACTCACGATTACCCGGACGTTCTTCCCGTCGATAACAAAGGCAATGCGATATTCGCAGGCGTACGACTGCACCGCTGCTACAACAGTCCGTCGCTACGCAAGTTCGGCGAGCGCATCATCGAGCAGATCACGCAGCGTTATGCGCCAAACCCAGCGGTTATCGGCTGGCAAACCGACAATGAACTTGCGGCGAACGATTGCCACTGCGAGAGTTGCACACGGTCTTTCCGTGGATGGCTTCAGCGAAAATACGGATCATTGGAAACACTCAATCGCGAATGGGGCACGGTCGTATGGAGCGGGGAATACAGCGACTGGGACCAGGTGACCACACCCCGTGGCGGTTCACCGTACCTCAACCCTTCCTTCCTGCTCGACTTTCGGCGATTCTCGTCAGATGCGGTCGCGGACTTTAATCGCTTCCAGGCCGCGCTGATCCGAAAGAACAGCCCCGGCAAGTTCGTGACCCACAATCTGTGGGGATATCCTGTGACGGCCGACTACTACGACATGTTCGACAGCATGGACTTTGCATCTGTCGACTATTACCCGGCAACCGACCTCCTCGATGACTCAAAGTCCAGGATGTACCACGGAGCGCTGACGCTCGACCTGACGCGTGGGGTAAAGCGCAAGAACTTCTGGGTGATGGAACAGTTGAGCGGAACGCCGGGTTGTTGGTACCCGATGTCGCGCACGCCTTTCCCGGGAATGATTCGCGCCTACGCCTGGCAAAGCGTTTCACGCGGTGCCGACGCGATTGTGCAATTTCGTTGGCGCTCAGCGCGTATCGGTGCGGAGCAATTCTGGCACGGGCTGTTGGACCATCATGGAGTGCCCGGCCGTCGCTTCGAAGAGTTCGTTCAATTTAGCCAGGAAGCGCAAAAGCTTGCGCCGCTGCTTGAGGGCACGACGCTCAAGCACGATGTGGCCATGCTCTTCTCGCACGAACAGATGAACGCTTTCCAGATCCAGCCGCAAGCTGACGGATTCGATTATCTGGGCAACTTCAAACGTGTCCATTCTGCTTTGCTGAAAATGGGCGTCGGCGCAGACGTCATCAACTGGCGAGATGATTTTCAGGGCTACAAGCTCGTCATTGCGCCGATGCTGTACCTGATTGACGGGACGATTGCCGCGACGCTAAAGCAGTACGTCGACAACGGCGGAACGCTGGTACTGACCACACGCTCCGGCGTCAAGAACTTGAACAATGTCTGTCTGCCGGATCGGCTTCCGAATTTGCTAACAGACCTTGCCGGCGTGTATGTCGATGAATACGATCCGGTGGGCAAGGACATCCAGACGCTGAATCTCGACAGCGGCGAGGAACTGTCTAGCGGTCAATGGTGTGACATTCTGACCCCTGTCACGGCGGAAACCATCGCGACGTATGCGAGCGAGTATTTTGCAAACGAGTCAGCAATCACCCGAAATGCGCATGGAAAGGGCGTGGTGTACTACGTCGGCACAGTCCTCCACGAGACGGCAAGTCAGATACTGATGCGTCGCATCGCGAGCGATGCCGGCGTCGAGTGCGAATTCGAGCTTCCCGACGGGGTGGAAGTCGCGGTAAGAAGCTCAGAGGAAAGACGGATACTTTTTGTGCTGAATCTCACCAGGGAGCCCAAAGAGATATTGCTACCCGTTCGCGACTACGTGAGCGCCCTATCAGATCGGCGCTTGCCTGCCAGCAGCATCATACTCGGGCCCGGCTCTGTGGAAATTCTTGTCGAGGAAAACGCCACTGCCGCGTCTGTCGCCTAG
- a CDS encoding LysR family transcriptional regulator, with translation MGSSSVNLSSGISVFAAVVDAGTFAAASELMGMSPPGVSRAIARLETRLKIRLFNRTTRAVSLTEEGRRFYEQVMPHLRGMEEAAAAAAGGGVTVRGKLRINLDPAFLRVALGPKLDEFMDAHPELDIEFIARDQLGDLIMDGFDLALRFGEPRSSSLIARKLLDTAVVTVAAPSYVARRGRPAEPQELGRGVHRCLEFRNPETGKPYPWEFHRKRKKLVVETNGRLTVNDPSALLNACLAGSGVAQMLLLGAEPLIREGRLVNLFPDWPDERFPLYAYHPSRYHTPAKTRVFLDFIVALTRTS, from the coding sequence ATGGGATCGTCCAGCGTGAATCTCTCCAGCGGTATCAGCGTATTTGCGGCCGTCGTCGATGCGGGGACATTTGCAGCGGCGTCCGAATTGATGGGTATGTCGCCACCTGGGGTGAGTCGGGCCATCGCTCGACTCGAAACGCGGCTGAAAATTCGCCTCTTCAATCGGACGACGCGCGCCGTTTCCCTGACCGAAGAAGGCCGACGGTTCTACGAGCAGGTCATGCCGCACTTAAGGGGAATGGAGGAGGCGGCCGCAGCCGCGGCAGGAGGCGGGGTGACAGTACGGGGGAAGCTGCGAATCAATCTTGATCCGGCTTTTTTGCGCGTCGCTCTGGGCCCGAAGCTCGACGAATTCATGGACGCGCATCCTGAACTTGATATCGAGTTCATCGCGAGAGATCAACTCGGGGACCTCATCATGGACGGTTTCGATCTGGCCTTGCGATTTGGCGAACCCCGCTCATCCAGTCTGATTGCGCGAAAGCTTCTGGACACCGCAGTGGTCACCGTCGCAGCACCCTCTTACGTCGCTCGCCGGGGGCGGCCAGCGGAGCCTCAAGAACTGGGGCGCGGCGTCCACAGGTGTCTCGAATTCCGGAACCCGGAAACCGGAAAGCCATATCCGTGGGAGTTTCATCGCAAGCGCAAAAAGCTGGTTGTCGAGACGAATGGCAGGCTGACGGTGAATGATCCGAGCGCACTCCTCAACGCGTGTCTGGCTGGCTCCGGCGTCGCGCAGATGCTGCTGCTCGGAGCGGAACCTCTCATTCGGGAGGGGCGCCTTGTCAATCTGTTCCCGGACTGGCCTGATGAGCGCTTCCCGCTCTATGCGTACCATCCATCGCGGTACCACACACCGGCCAAGACGCGAGTATTTCTCGACTTTATCGTCGCTTTGACGCGTACGAGTTAG
- a CDS encoding DUF4148 domain-containing protein produces the protein MNTRHLALALAAAIAFPAAGYTQESSSTVTRAQVRAELVQLEGAGYRPGRANDPHYPTDIQAAEAAVASRNVAGSNVDSGVGGAPIGSSASGIRVSAQAAPANPQFASLYAHH, from the coding sequence ATGAATACCCGTCATCTCGCTTTGGCCCTCGCAGCCGCCATCGCCTTTCCCGCCGCTGGATACACTCAGGAATCCAGCTCGACCGTCACCCGTGCACAGGTGCGCGCGGAACTCGTCCAACTGGAAGGCGCGGGCTACCGGCCCGGCCGCGCCAATGATCCCCATTACCCCACCGACATTCAGGCCGCCGAAGCGGCTGTGGCATCGCGCAACGTTGCCGGGTCGAACGTCGACAGCGGCGTGGGCGGTGCGCCGATCGGCTCGTCCGCTTCAGGTATTCGCGTCAGCGCTCAAGCGGCTCCCGCGAATCCACAGTTCGCCTCGCTTTACGCACATCACTGA